The Hyphomicrobium sp. MC1 genome window below encodes:
- the folE gene encoding GTP cyclohydrolase I FolE: protein MNSDKKPTRADVESAIKTILRWTGEDPDRDGLKETPARVTKAFEEWFRGYGEDPEAILNKTFEEIEGYDEMIVLRGIRFESHCEHHMAPIIGRAWVGYIPNGRVVGISKLARVVNAYAKRLQIQEKMTAQIANAIEEALHPQGVAVIIKAEHHCMTTRGVLKPGTDMVTSRMLGVFRDNAITRQEFLALVTEDTKTS from the coding sequence ATGAATTCAGATAAGAAGCCGACGCGCGCCGACGTCGAATCCGCCATCAAGACCATCCTCCGCTGGACGGGCGAAGACCCCGACCGCGACGGCCTGAAGGAGACGCCTGCCCGCGTCACCAAGGCCTTTGAGGAATGGTTCCGCGGGTACGGCGAAGATCCCGAAGCGATCCTCAACAAGACCTTCGAGGAAATCGAAGGCTACGATGAGATGATCGTGCTGCGCGGCATCCGCTTCGAAAGCCACTGCGAGCACCACATGGCGCCGATCATCGGCCGCGCCTGGGTCGGATATATTCCCAATGGCCGCGTTGTCGGCATTTCGAAACTCGCGCGGGTGGTGAATGCCTATGCCAAGCGGCTTCAGATCCAAGAGAAAATGACGGCCCAAATCGCCAATGCGATCGAAGAGGCGCTGCATCCTCAGGGTGTGGCAGTCATAATCAAGGCCGAGCATCATTGCATGACGACGCGCGGCGTACTCAAGCCGGGAACCGACATGGTGACAAGCCGCATGCTCGGCGTCTTCCGCGACAACGCGATCACGCGTCAGGAATTTCTGGCGCTGGTGACGGAGGATACGAAGACGTCGTGA
- a CDS encoding efflux RND transporter permease subunit: MRLSHFFIDRPIFAAVVSIIITILGLISMRFLPIAEYPDIAPPTVAVHATYPGASAQVIAETVATPIEQEVNGVDDMLYVNSQSTGDGQLTINVVFKPGTNVDQAQVLVQNRVAVAEPRLPEDVRRLGISVRKASPDLMMVVHMISPDGTRDQQYISNYATLYVKDVLTRIDGVGDVQVFGARDYSMRIWLDPDKVAARGLTAGEVVSALQAANLQVAAGSINQPPASSDGAFTINVKTLGRLSSPDQFENIVVHAEPDGSVVRIRDIARVELGSQDYTVNAYLNNKVATALVIFQKPGSNALATAANVKAEMEHLKKSFPPGVGYAVVYNPTEFIQFSIDAVIHTLIEALVLVVLVVILFLQTWRAAIIPILAIPVSLVGTFFIMSLVGITFNTLSLFGLVLAIGIVVDDAIVVVENVERYIAQGMTPKEAAHKTMDEVGGALLAISLVLIGVFLPTAFITGLQGSFFKQFAITIAASTAISLMVSLSLSPAMAALLLKPHAGEHEKRNPIATILGAPLRWFFAGFNWAFSTLSHGYAWLTRNLIRVAAVLLLVYAGLLYVTYERLTATPTGLIPQLDRAYFITVFQLPPGSTLKRTDEVVRRASEIIMHRPGVANAVEFVGFDGATFTNAPNTGVVFVGLEPFEQRIASGLTKDMILADLRQQMATLKDAFIFVLEPPSVPGIGTGGGLKGYVQDKAGRGLPALEGAAWAMAGATGQTPGFTQAFTLFNVRTPEVYADIDRTKAEQLGVPISRVFETLSVYMGSAFINDFNILGRTYRVTAQGDNPYRLSLRDVSNLKTRNNDGDMVPIGSVATFQDTTGAYRVPRYNLYPSAEVQVQLARGYSSGTAIATMEAIAEKVLPQGFGFEWTEIALQEKLAGNTAIYAFGLSVVFVFLLLAALYESWALPIAVILIVPMCILAAMIGVNIRGLDRNILVEIGLIVLVGLAAKNAILIVEFAKQGEDNGLSRVDAAVEAARTRLRPILMTSLAFILGVVPLVFAEGAGAEMRQSLGTAVFAGMLGVTLFGLIFTPIFYVVVRKLSPRRDPHADPHQTPHTPAAGTPSA, translated from the coding sequence ATGCGTCTGTCTCACTTTTTTATCGACCGGCCGATCTTCGCTGCAGTCGTCTCGATCATCATTACGATCCTCGGGTTGATCTCGATGCGGTTTCTGCCCATCGCAGAATATCCCGACATCGCGCCACCGACGGTTGCCGTGCACGCTACGTATCCCGGCGCGTCCGCCCAAGTCATCGCCGAAACCGTCGCCACGCCGATCGAGCAGGAAGTCAACGGCGTCGACGACATGCTCTACGTCAACTCGCAATCGACCGGCGACGGCCAGTTGACGATCAACGTCGTCTTCAAGCCGGGCACCAATGTCGATCAGGCGCAGGTTCTGGTCCAGAACCGCGTCGCGGTTGCTGAGCCCCGCCTGCCGGAAGACGTGCGCCGGCTCGGCATCTCTGTACGCAAGGCCTCGCCCGACCTGATGATGGTCGTGCACATGATCTCACCTGACGGCACGCGCGATCAGCAGTACATCTCGAACTACGCGACGCTCTACGTCAAAGACGTGCTGACCCGCATCGACGGCGTCGGCGACGTCCAGGTCTTCGGCGCCCGCGACTACTCGATGCGTATCTGGCTCGACCCCGACAAAGTCGCAGCTCGCGGTCTGACCGCAGGTGAGGTCGTCTCGGCGCTCCAAGCCGCCAATTTGCAGGTTGCGGCAGGCTCGATCAATCAGCCGCCCGCGTCATCCGACGGCGCCTTCACGATCAACGTCAAGACGCTCGGACGTCTGTCATCGCCGGATCAGTTCGAAAATATCGTCGTGCACGCCGAACCGGACGGCTCGGTCGTTCGCATCCGCGATATCGCCCGCGTCGAGCTGGGCTCGCAGGACTATACCGTCAACGCCTATCTCAATAACAAGGTCGCGACCGCGCTCGTCATCTTCCAAAAGCCGGGTTCGAACGCGCTGGCGACGGCCGCCAACGTCAAGGCCGAGATGGAGCACCTGAAGAAGAGCTTCCCGCCGGGCGTCGGCTATGCGGTCGTCTATAACCCGACGGAGTTCATTCAGTTCTCGATCGACGCCGTCATCCATACGCTCATCGAAGCACTGGTGCTCGTCGTCCTCGTCGTCATCCTGTTTTTGCAGACATGGCGCGCGGCGATCATCCCAATCCTGGCGATCCCCGTATCGCTGGTCGGCACCTTCTTCATCATGAGCCTCGTCGGCATCACGTTTAACACGCTGTCGCTGTTCGGCTTGGTGTTGGCCATCGGCATCGTCGTTGACGACGCTATCGTCGTTGTCGAGAACGTCGAGCGCTACATTGCCCAAGGCATGACGCCGAAGGAGGCCGCTCATAAGACGATGGATGAAGTCGGCGGCGCGCTGCTTGCAATCTCGCTGGTGCTGATCGGCGTCTTCTTGCCGACCGCCTTCATCACCGGCCTGCAAGGCTCCTTCTTCAAGCAGTTCGCTATCACCATCGCCGCTTCGACCGCAATTTCGCTGATGGTCTCGCTCTCGCTTTCGCCCGCCATGGCTGCGTTGCTCTTGAAACCGCACGCCGGAGAGCATGAAAAGCGCAATCCCATCGCGACAATCCTCGGTGCGCCCCTGCGCTGGTTCTTCGCCGGCTTCAACTGGGCCTTCAGCACGCTGTCGCATGGCTACGCCTGGCTGACGCGCAACCTGATCCGCGTCGCCGCCGTTCTGCTCCTTGTCTACGCCGGCCTGCTCTACGTCACCTATGAGCGATTAACGGCGACGCCGACGGGTCTCATCCCGCAGCTCGATCGCGCCTACTTCATCACGGTCTTCCAGCTTCCGCCGGGCTCCACCTTGAAGCGTACCGATGAAGTCGTGCGCCGCGCCTCCGAAATCATCATGCATCGGCCGGGCGTCGCCAACGCCGTCGAATTCGTCGGCTTCGACGGCGCGACATTCACGAACGCGCCCAACACCGGCGTCGTCTTCGTCGGCCTGGAACCGTTCGAACAGCGCATCGCCAGCGGCCTGACCAAGGATATGATCCTTGCCGACCTGCGCCAGCAAATGGCGACCCTCAAGGACGCTTTCATTTTCGTGCTGGAACCGCCCTCTGTGCCCGGCATCGGAACCGGCGGCGGCCTCAAAGGCTATGTTCAGGATAAAGCGGGACGCGGCCTGCCCGCGCTCGAAGGCGCGGCCTGGGCAATGGCCGGCGCCACCGGCCAGACGCCGGGCTTCACGCAGGCCTTCACGCTCTTCAACGTGCGCACGCCTGAGGTCTATGCCGACATCGACCGCACCAAAGCCGAACAGCTTGGCGTTCCGATCAGCCGCGTGTTCGAAACGCTCTCGGTTTATATGGGCTCGGCCTTCATCAATGACTTCAATATCCTCGGCCGCACCTATCGCGTCACAGCGCAAGGCGACAACCCATATCGCCTGTCGCTGCGCGACGTCTCCAACCTGAAGACGCGCAACAACGACGGCGACATGGTGCCGATAGGTTCGGTCGCAACCTTCCAGGACACGACCGGCGCCTATCGCGTGCCGCGCTACAATCTCTATCCGTCTGCCGAAGTGCAGGTTCAGCTTGCGCGCGGCTATTCGAGCGGCACGGCCATTGCGACGATGGAAGCGATCGCAGAGAAAGTCCTGCCGCAAGGCTTCGGTTTCGAATGGACCGAGATCGCGCTGCAGGAAAAGCTTGCGGGCAATACCGCAATCTACGCCTTCGGCCTGTCCGTCGTCTTCGTGTTCCTGCTGCTCGCGGCGCTCTACGAAAGCTGGGCGCTGCCGATTGCCGTCATCCTGATCGTGCCGATGTGTATCCTGGCGGCAATGATCGGCGTGAACATCCGTGGCCTCGATCGCAATATCCTGGTCGAGATCGGCTTGATCGTGCTCGTCGGCCTCGCGGCCAAGAACGCCATTTTGATCGTGGAGTTCGCCAAACAGGGCGAGGACAACGGCCTGTCCCGCGTCGACGCCGCCGTCGAAGCTGCCCGCACCCGTCTGCGGCCGATCCTGATGACGTCGCTGGCCTTCATCCTGGGCGTCGTGCCGCTGGTCTTCGCCGAAGGAGCAGGCGCCGAGATGCGGCAATCGCTGGGCACGGCCGTGTTCGCGGGTATGCTCGGCGTGACGCTCTTCGGCCTGATCTTCACGCCGATCTTCTACGTCGTCGTCCGGAAACTGTCGCCGCGGAGAGATCCGCATGCCGATCCGCACCAAACGCCGCATACCCCGGCGGCGGGCACACCATCGGCTTAA
- a CDS encoding efflux RND transporter periplasmic adaptor subunit, giving the protein MTTTTALVRLKPRCSALSVLAAMAFIASNVQSASAQSAPPAFPVTVAPPIAKHIKTWDEFPGRFEAVARVELRPRVSGYVDQVNFKEGTIVKQGDLLFTLDKRPFQIAVEAAKADVARTQAQVEFAKADLERAGPLVETKVLSEQVYEQRKSSLGVAEAQVMSAKANLKSAELNLEWAEVRAPISGRVSDKKIDVGNLVIGGQVNSTLMATIVTTDPIHFVFDTSEADYMRDARKRKSGVLPASRLAPVPVRVKLADEKDWAHEGTMDFIDNAFNQRSGTIRGRAVLSNKDDLLTPGLFARIAVYGGDADALLVPDDAIISDQASKILYTVNADNVVTATPVTLGQMYEGLRVITSGLKPDDRIVIEGVANPAIRPGTKVAPTEGAIKPPEKTAQN; this is encoded by the coding sequence ATGACGACGACCACCGCCCTTGTGAGGCTTAAGCCTCGATGCTCGGCCTTGTCCGTGCTGGCCGCGATGGCCTTCATCGCGAGCAACGTCCAATCTGCAAGCGCGCAGAGCGCGCCACCGGCGTTTCCGGTCACCGTGGCGCCCCCGATCGCGAAGCACATCAAGACGTGGGACGAATTTCCCGGCCGCTTCGAAGCCGTCGCCCGCGTCGAGCTGCGCCCACGCGTCAGCGGCTACGTCGATCAGGTCAATTTCAAGGAAGGCACGATCGTAAAACAGGGCGATCTCCTCTTCACGCTCGATAAACGGCCGTTCCAGATCGCCGTCGAAGCCGCGAAAGCGGATGTCGCGCGCACGCAGGCCCAGGTCGAATTTGCCAAGGCCGATCTCGAACGCGCCGGCCCGCTCGTCGAAACGAAAGTCTTGAGTGAACAGGTCTACGAGCAGCGCAAATCGAGCCTCGGCGTCGCCGAAGCCCAGGTGATGTCGGCAAAGGCCAATCTCAAATCGGCCGAGCTCAATCTGGAATGGGCGGAAGTGCGCGCTCCGATCTCCGGCCGCGTCTCGGACAAGAAAATCGACGTCGGCAACCTCGTGATCGGCGGTCAGGTCAATTCGACCTTGATGGCGACCATCGTCACGACCGACCCCATTCACTTCGTCTTCGATACCTCCGAAGCCGACTACATGCGCGATGCCCGCAAGCGGAAGTCGGGCGTGCTTCCCGCATCCCGCCTCGCGCCCGTTCCCGTCCGCGTGAAACTCGCCGACGAAAAGGACTGGGCGCACGAGGGCACGATGGACTTCATCGACAACGCCTTCAATCAACGCTCAGGCACCATCCGCGGCCGCGCCGTTCTGTCTAACAAAGACGATCTGCTGACGCCCGGACTTTTCGCCCGCATCGCCGTTTACGGCGGCGACGCGGATGCGCTTCTCGTTCCCGACGATGCCATCATCTCCGATCAGGCGAGCAAAATTCTTTATACCGTCAATGCCGACAACGTTGTCACCGCCACGCCGGTGACGCTCGGCCAGATGTACGAAGGCTTGCGTGTCATCACCTCTGGACTGAAGCCGGACGACCGTATCGTGATCGAAGGCGTCGCAAACCCCGCCATTCGGCCGGGAACGAAAGTTGCGCCGACCGAGGGAGCGATCAAACCGCCCGAGAAGACGGCGCAGAACTGA
- the mgtE gene encoding magnesium transporter, with protein MENIRKASGDDVDPIVLVELLEEHDADIVAQLNEEDLETAASILAQLPLDRVVEIFDRPELSRASDLILELPEEFAGQVLTGMSADRAADLLRQLDGPDRTKLLSLLDFETAQSLKLLLAYHEGTAGSIMTTEFVSVPSTFTVADTLRLIREVEHTRETVYAIYVIDPVSRILVRTVTLRQLITGEPDQPILEVAPDRDPIWVDPDTDREEVARLISIHDLLAVPVLNARHRVLGIVTVDDVIDAILDESTEDVQKFGGVEGIAEPYLEIGFLEMIKKRAGWLCALFLGEMLTASAMQHYSDELEKAVVLTLFIPLIMSSGGNSGSQSTSLLIRALALGQIRLRDWWRVAIREIPTGITLGTILGIIGIARISLWQTIGIFDYGPHWQLVALTVGLGLIGIVTFGSLTGAMLPFLLKRIGFDPASASAPFVATLVDVTGLMIYFSVAMLVLRGTLL; from the coding sequence ATGGAAAACATCCGCAAAGCATCGGGTGACGATGTCGACCCGATCGTTCTGGTCGAGTTGCTCGAAGAGCACGACGCCGACATTGTCGCTCAGCTCAACGAGGAAGACCTCGAAACAGCTGCGTCAATTCTGGCGCAGCTTCCACTCGATCGCGTCGTTGAAATCTTCGACCGCCCCGAGCTGTCCCGCGCCAGCGACCTGATCCTCGAACTCCCAGAGGAGTTTGCAGGCCAGGTCCTGACCGGCATGTCCGCCGACCGCGCGGCCGACCTCCTGCGTCAGCTCGACGGTCCCGACCGCACGAAGCTGCTGTCGCTTCTCGATTTCGAGACCGCCCAATCCCTGAAGCTGCTGCTCGCCTACCATGAGGGCACCGCCGGCAGCATCATGACGACCGAGTTCGTCAGCGTCCCCTCGACGTTCACGGTCGCCGACACCTTGCGGCTGATCCGCGAGGTCGAGCACACACGCGAAACCGTCTATGCGATCTATGTTATTGATCCTGTGTCGCGCATCCTCGTGCGCACTGTCACGCTGCGTCAGCTGATTACCGGCGAGCCCGATCAACCCATTCTAGAGGTCGCACCCGATCGCGATCCGATCTGGGTTGATCCCGACACCGATCGCGAAGAAGTCGCACGGCTGATCTCGATCCACGACCTTCTCGCCGTCCCGGTTCTCAACGCCAGGCACCGCGTGCTCGGCATTGTCACCGTCGATGACGTGATCGACGCCATCCTCGATGAGAGTACCGAAGACGTGCAGAAGTTCGGCGGTGTCGAAGGCATCGCCGAGCCGTATCTGGAAATCGGCTTCCTGGAGATGATCAAGAAGCGCGCCGGTTGGCTTTGCGCCTTGTTTCTCGGCGAAATGCTGACAGCGAGCGCGATGCAGCATTATTCCGATGAGCTTGAAAAGGCGGTGGTCTTAACGCTTTTTATTCCGCTGATCATGAGCTCGGGCGGCAACTCCGGCTCGCAGTCGACATCGCTTCTCATTCGTGCGCTTGCGCTCGGACAAATCCGGCTGCGCGACTGGTGGCGCGTCGCCATCCGCGAGATTCCGACGGGCATTACGCTTGGCACCATCCTCGGCATCATCGGCATCGCGCGCATTTCGCTGTGGCAGACGATCGGTATCTTCGACTACGGCCCGCACTGGCAGCTCGTCGCCTTGACCGTCGGGCTCGGCCTCATCGGCATTGTCACCTTCGGCTCGCTGACCGGCGCAATGCTGCCGTTCTTGCTGAAACGCATTGGCTTCGACCCCGCGAGCGCGTCAGCCCCGTTTGTCGCAACGCTCGTCGATGTCACCGGCCTGATGATCTATTTTAGCGTCGCCATGCTCGTGCTGCGGGGCACACTGCTTTAG
- a CDS encoding TetR family transcriptional regulator has product MSRKKRTQISSRKEPRQARSTELVTAILDAAIQVLAKEGAQRFTTARVAERAGVSVGSLYQYFPNKAAILFRLQCDEWRQTTELLSSILGDSRKPALQRLRTLVHTFIRSECDEAAVRVALDDAAPLYRNAPEAKEARASSARAMDNFMREALPNASKSQQSLAAKLIKTTLSTVGKQFSETPRTPAEIKAFAGALADMFCAYLDGLANPGCQLRIAGPKRARQVSNTSSI; this is encoded by the coding sequence ATGTCCCGAAAAAAAAGAACCCAAATTTCCTCGCGAAAAGAACCTCGGCAGGCCCGCTCCACCGAGCTTGTAACGGCCATTCTGGACGCTGCTATTCAGGTTTTAGCGAAAGAAGGTGCGCAGCGTTTCACGACTGCGAGAGTCGCCGAAAGAGCCGGAGTCAGCGTCGGCTCGCTCTATCAGTATTTTCCGAACAAGGCGGCGATCCTCTTTCGTCTCCAGTGCGACGAGTGGCGGCAGACGACAGAGTTGTTGAGCAGCATTCTCGGCGACTCACGCAAACCAGCGCTTCAACGACTCCGAACGCTCGTACATACCTTTATCCGATCGGAATGCGACGAAGCCGCAGTCCGTGTCGCGTTGGACGACGCCGCCCCTCTCTACCGCAATGCTCCGGAAGCAAAGGAAGCGAGAGCATCAAGCGCACGAGCGATGGACAATTTCATGCGTGAAGCATTGCCCAATGCCTCGAAGTCGCAGCAATCGTTGGCAGCCAAACTTATCAAGACGACGCTTAGCACCGTCGGAAAGCAGTTCTCGGAAACGCCGCGCACCCCGGCGGAAATTAAGGCCTTTGCCGGTGCTCTAGCCGATATGTTTTGCGCTTACTTGGACGGGCTGGCAAATCCTGGCTGCCAGCTAAGGATAGCTGGACCAAAACGTGCTCGTCAGGTGTCCAACACCTCTTCGATCTGA